A window of Chanodichthys erythropterus isolate Z2021 chromosome 16, ASM2448905v1, whole genome shotgun sequence genomic DNA:
aggggtgtgcataagactgacatgacaccttcataattatgacatgacacgtgtcatgaatatgaaggaggttttatgaatgtttatgacaactgtcattaagtgtcatttgctcaattaagtcatttttaatgcaaagatgacattgtttgagatgtccgagttatgacaacctgacataaaccaacacatcataacctgtccgtgtgtttgtcatgacaacttgacattatttagctttatgggttaacattatattaaacggtcatgtggttggttttgacattggctgtcatgaggccattataatagtgtcatAAATATGTATCTTGATCTCAGctacagtggtacaaattgaacttgtcattaaaatgtcattaagtgacaattctctgacaaataattttataacagtcatgaatatttttcatttcatttttttttttaaagtttcctCCAGCAGAAAGTCCGATAATAAACCATTTAACTTcttaaaaaacactttattttagggtcttttaactagttgcatattactattagcatgcatattactagaatattgactatttattaataattattaagcacatattaatgccttattatgcatgaccttattctagaTTCTTAATCCTCCCCAATATCTCTATCCGAGCTCtataccacgctctatccgagcagccgagtctctagccattttcaaaaaaatgctaaagacgtatctttttcgtcagcacttgacccagtagtagtagcacttaccttgactaatattcttctcctatctgtgtatttatttatttaaaaaaaaaaaaaaaaaaaaaaaaaaaaaatcgctatgagcactttactgacataactgtgacttcactcagcacttacatactgttgttctcatgttgatttaattgattctactactctcatttgtaagtcgctttggataaaagcgtctgctaaatgactaaatgcaATATCTAAACCTAACAATTAACTATATTTagaagcagtaaattaggagtttattgacagaaaagtcatagttaatagtttatatatgTGTTTCCTATACTGAAGTGctaccaaaataatgtaatgttaatgttaaaaacCAAAGTAGTTTATGTTTGATAATTACTCTGCcatgtttatgacaggttatgatgtattggtttatgtcaagttgtcataacacAGACATcacaaacaatgtcatctttgcattaaaaatgacttaattgagtgaatgacacttaatgacagttgtcataaaacctccttcatattcatgacacgtgtcatgtcatgattatgaaggtgtcatgtcagtagGGCTGTccccctaatagtcgactaaCCGTTAGTCAACTTGAAGAGGCTTGGTCGACTAAGACTTTATTAATTGGTtagtcgcagaaaaaaaaatctccacagGAAGTGGCGAGGTCACGCAGTCCTAGAGGCACAGACTATTAActgcaggaaatccaaacattcacctatcatttatcgacctcaaatatggcttattaCTTGAAACATGTAAGTCGCAACTTTAgtccattctctttaatgtttgCCTATAGATAAATGTGCGCAATTATTTGTTTGTGTGGAGGGCGTGTttactgcatgacatggaggcgccggtgtGATCTCTGCacttaacttaaaatactccgtcatttttggtcatagataagagtaatgcaaaatgtaaagggtctacttttatttctgtTAACTCACATTAACAGCAAaacgttgtgcttttgtaaaacaatGAAAGCAATCAGGATGCGTTTTCTGATCTCTGTCTCGGTGAACTTGAGCTCGTAACAagcatgaaccgaaactcatcgTATAGGCTGCTTTCCTCACAGACacaagaaatatatctatagcttggaatgtctacttttaaacgagccaattcaaatggaaaataaatattctcagattatgtaatccatatgaaacttGCATATAGGCGCGTCCACTGCTGCGGAGATGAGAGATGAGTCAGCATTGTTGTCTTAATCTCTGCAGccgaaaacacagaaaacattatcaataaattattaaaatgtttagacagtcaccttgctgttttttcacgacacattcataatcattacgtTTGCCGGTGCActatggcaagctttatgcatgTGTTTAAGCACTGATTAGGCTATGTATACATAAGattaaaggctcattattatgatttatggcttattaatataaatgcgcgattagtcgactaatggcttaaatgaacgacTACTGGTCGACTAGAAAGATCTTTAGTTGAGGGCAGCCCTACAtttcagtcttatgcacaccccttcaagtaaagtgttaccttgtCTTCCGGCAGACAGCTGTATGCATCAATTTACGGCCTCACACATGACGGATTGATGAATGCGAAATCTCAGAggataaagcaaaacaaaacaaaacaccgatcatgaattagaagtctaaaacgagaaatatcagaggatttcgatacaagagaagaggagcttgagtttgttgcccttCCATGCTTGTTTGAACCGTAAGAGGCGTAACCTCTTAgctaagcttacgatactccaacatcctgcgtcatacatcgcTTCACGGGTTACTCGTGACACAAGTCGACGTGTGCAGTATGTGTATGGTCGTTttccggaagctagttattttagtttataaagttttgcttcacttcagaaggcctttattaaccctctggagtcatatggattacttttatgatggatggatgtacttttttgggcttcaaaataagGAGCGCTAGTCACTGCcgttataaagcttggaagagccaggatatttttttaaaaaaaatctaggatggcttgagggtgagtaaatcatgagaattttcatttttgggtgaactgtccctttaagtaaCACGATACACAGTGTACAAAGAAGTGTTAGAATATgaggttaaaaaaataaataaaataaaaatttgagtaaaaatatcctttaaacaaagaaaatgtaaacattttaataaccaGAAACACTGTCCAATCCTATAACAGAAAGAAGCTGTCTGTGAGGCGAGACAGAATAAAGAAGTGTCACCTGGACGGAGTTGGTGAGGACTGTTGGATCTCACGGCTCTTAAACTGCCTCCTTCCTTTCCTGCAACTTTGATGGGAAGTAATTGAGACACCTCTATGCCAGCTAAAAGTGAGACAAGATGTTcaagttgaattaaaatcaCCTAAAACGTACTGATACCTCTTTACCACAGCCCAGAAACTGATGTGATGGAGGTCATACCTGCGCTGTTGGTGCGCTGATGGGAGTTCTTGTGCTTGCTGTGCTTCTCCTTGCCTTTCGGTTGGACGGCCAGCTTGGTGGGGATCTTCTGTTGGACAGAGCTGGCTTTGTGGGATTGGTTGGTGGTACTAATGAGGTGTAAGGGGACTTCTGCTTTAACAGGAAGGTTGATGATGCTCTCCCTGCGTGGTGGTACCAGAGGAGGCCTCTCTTCAAAGCCGGGAGTAACCACATTCAATATGGGGTAGGGTGGAGGTAACTAGAGAGGAAGGCACATTCATGCATGTCACTTTTTCTGACTTACAATGGCACATATATTCAAAAACTTCAAAAAATAGTATTGGCCAGAAAAACTGCTTAGTCTGAAATGCATGCATTGTTATGTGCACTAATGACCAACACTTATGAAGGGACGGCGCCAACTCCTGCAAAGACCTCAGAAGAtgcaacatgcacattcccaaatttctatatatcctaattattgttgatgcatttcatttttccaggagctcattgcttctaccttaaaattaaatgctaacagtgtttgtaaattaattgcacaaattattacattatttgctaactgcattcttctaatattgtaactttgaaacgatatgtatgtataaatgtgaattgaattgaatctctgacatttttttttaaatacaatataattattGCCCTAACCTGTATCTGTTCATTCTCCAAGGGAAAGGTTGCAGTGTTGGGTACGTTCTCATTCTTCTCATACTTCTTATACTTCTTCTGCAGCTGCTCCACCTTTTCTTTCTCCTTCTCCAAAGCACGCATAGTGTCTCGGAGCCGCTCCAGATTCTCCTGGTACTCCATTCTGCCCTTGGCCAGTTCCTGTTTATCTTCCGCAAGCTTTTCTTCCAGTTTGCTGCATTCCAGTTCTCTCTCACTCAGCTCCTTCTCCCTGATCTCTGCCTGCACCCTCTGCCTTTCTCTTTCCTGCTCCCACTGCACCTGCTCCTGTCGGTGCTGATTCCGGAGCCGCTGGAAGTTCACCAGCTCCTCACGCTGCTTTTCCAGGTTCCGATGCTTTTCCTTCTCCAGGAGAGAGTTGCCCCGGGGGCGGGACATCAGCTCCTCAATAGTGGCACGCTGCAACTCGATGTGGCTCTCTTGCTGCTGGACGACAGACTAAGGAAGGAAAGGAATGAATCAAAGATTAATTTGTGCCGATCTGGATTTACACAGATGAATcttctatttaaaaatatcatatgCAACTGTTAATGAATAATTGGATAATTATGAGTGAACTGCACATTTAGAGTTTGGATTACCTGAAGGCTGTAAAGTTTCTGAGACAATCTATTTGCAATGTCATAAAGCTGTGAAGATAAAAACAGATTATGATCAATAATAGTTACACATGTTTAAAGTAAGTGAACTACACAATTGAATATTAGGATATTACACACTATATTTGCTTCTGTTAGGTATGTGCACACATTGTCATAATAAAGATGCAAACTTAATCCTAATCCTGACAGTATGAAAATATGAAAGAAGTGGTTTATTTCATATCATGTAACATAAAAacttaatataataatacttgatgtgaaaagtaaataattgcacaaaaaaagaaaaaacattattCAACTTTATGTAATTGCCTTTTCCGGAAAAGAAAAACAGGTTTCCTAGGGCTAATCaatgtaaatattgtaaataaaaaaaatttaatgtcatttacTATATTATTATTGATGCATAACGGCCATTTTTGCATAAATGTGCTCATAGATTTGATTAgaattagggatgcaccaaaactgaaaattctggaTGCACTTGGCTGAGAACTGAAACtggtttttaaaaatgatttatttattattttaaattatcttttttgTATAATTGTATTAATGTTAGACTTAATGAAATTTGGTAATTTTAATGATACTGAATTTAAAGGGGatctataatgcccctttcacaagataaatgaagtaatataagtctctggtgtctccagaatgtgtctgtgaagtttcagctcaaaatactccacagatcatttattatagcttgtcaaatttgcccctatttgggtgtgagcaaaaacacgccgtttttgtgtgtgtccctttaaatgcaaatgagctgctgctcccgggccactttccagaagaaggcggagctttaacagctcaacaacaacaaagctggagaatctcacgcagccaaaatgaggattgtcagtaacggtgttcagccttacattgttcaaaccggagtcgacactgatggagagactcaggaagaagttacaacttttagaatgaaactggacgtttctgaatggttggtggataaatttatgtagttgctgtggagttgattcaactcatccactagcatgtgccgtcatgttcatcttttgtgcaaatccagcgttgaattgaccctcgtttgtgaagcagcccggcgtaaaatgacggcatgacaacaacactctactacaaaaactcttcctcttctctaaagcagcccaacatggccccgccccctttgttgtgttgTGCAGCACATGAGTGGAGCTTTCATATGGGCCGTGAGCAACCGTGAGCTGTGAGCATGTGCACACTGAGATAATACTGCATACACATATGGTGCTCGCAGACTTCTCTCTTTGGAAATGAATGACTTTCAGTCATTTCAGTCATTTATCAGAGAGAGTGTATAGGCTGAAGCTTTCAATCATCAGAAGTTGAGTAAAAGTGGTTTCTTTactccaaacacacacagaatatTAAATCTCACCTCTGCTTTAGGGAAGAAGACTGACAGAAATGCACTCCAGCTCTGTGGAGTTATCTCCTCATCTGCCTAATGGGTCAAAAGCAAGAACATACATTGGTTTATATCAGTACCACTCCAAAAAATAACAAGTGTGATACTGTAGAGTAGCTCACCGACAGCTCCAGGTCCTCATTCGAATAACTCTCAATACCACCTACAAACAAGAAGTCCATCAGTCATTGgcaatgaatatgtaaatagtACAATAATGTCATGAAATGAAGTAGATATTTTACAGAAAGCTTCTCTTACTTCCAGGTAGCATGCAGGTTTCACTCTCAAAGCCTCTGAAAGCATCAGGTCTCTTGGGAAGTGGCACCAGATCCATCCCTTCACCAGGAGGAGGAGTTTGGCTGTACTCACATGTTACCAACAAGTTTTGTAAATTCTCCACTGAAGAAAGATTGAAAAATAGATTGCAATCCATCATGCTGTACAACAGCCCCTAAGTGGGCTTATCacatttataaagtaaaataaaaaggtaacagAAGCCTACACCCTATTCTACAGagctgtatttatatatatatgataagaTGTCAATCCTGAATTCCCCTTCCTGCTGTGCAGTGTCTCACCATCTTTCAGGGCTCCAGCGAGGAGTTGCTCTCCCTGCAGGGGCTCCGATACATTCCCACGCAGCAGATGGCGCTCACTTGGAGAGATGTCAGTAACACCTGTCACATAGGCTGTAATGCTGGTGAATAACTTCAGCTTTTCTGTAAGGTTCTGCTCTATCATGGCATCATGTATGTAAAGCCTCCCTATTTGGAAAACACCATTGTACAAGAAAAGCCAATATGTTAAATGTGACAGGAAGAAAGAATGAAATCACAGATTGTGATACAGAAATGTGCATGTTACTTTGAAAGTCCTGGATCTTCTCAGAGAGCTCTTCTGGCTCCTCTTCCTCATCTTCTGGACAGCTGAAACATAATCAGATTAATAATGTTAGAAagaaatcacagaaaaattaagatatattaCTTGAAATTGACTATTCTGAACTATTTTTAACAAATCTCaagcggaaaaaaataaaatgtctatACATCCGGTTTAATGGACCACTATAATGGCTATGATGGCGCTTTTCCACGACTCGGCTTGCTTTAATTTGGCTTggtttgcttttccactgcagtttagtaccgtttcaaagtgggtgggattATAGACTTATCATTATAGTTCTACAAATTtaaggttgatatctcaaaaattgagtttccagtaaattttgtttgggcgcagtaccaaacttTTCCACTGGATACCATACAGACTCCATTGGTGACCACATAAGGACTTTTCCATTTCCATAAACCTATGGTTTGGTTTGAGTGACCTAAACCATTTATTTCCATAATGTTCATACAATTTGGTTTGAACTCAACCTTTAACAAACACATAAAAGACATGCAAAAagaacttttccatttttattcccatttcaaaataaatgtctgAATGAGTCAGAAAATATAGTTACGAATTAATAAATTACTGTTCCCCATTTTGTCTTGAAAATCAGAAAACTACAATTTGTAAGCTTTTAAATGATATATAAGTTTGTCAatattattttaggtttatactaagatattattgttttaaaagggttatttcacctcaaaattaaaataatgtcaattattactcaccctcatgtcgttctacacccgtaagacctttgttcatcttcagaacacaaattaagatatttttgataaaatccgatggctcagtgaggcctccattgtcagaaagataattaacactttcaatgcccagaacgGCACTCAAAACATATccaaacagttcatgtgactacagtggttcaaccttaaatgttatgaagtgacgagaacactttttgtgcaccaaaaaaaactaaataacgactttacaACACTATCTAGTGAttgccaatttcaaaacattgcttttaATCTTGTTTCGATTCAGTGATTCGGATatctgctgaaatcatgtgactttggtgctttgaatcactgattcgaaacaaaatatTGTGTTTTTAGAGTAGTGTTTTCAattcgcccatcactagatattggtgaaaagtcattattttgtatttttgccgcacaaaatttcttgtcgctttataacattaaggttgaaccactgcagtcacatgaactgttttaaatatgtctttagtagctttctggatcttgagaagttcgGTGACATTgttgtctatgcaggcctcactgagcaatcagatttcatcaaaaatatcttaatttgtgttctgaagatgaatgaaggtctcacgggtgtggaacgacatgagggtgagtaattaattcaccctcattattttcatttttgggtgaactaaccttttaagtttATAATGGCAAACGTCCCGCTAGAGGGacggtgacagttaaggggttaaagTGAGCCGTAGCAAGCTGTActatgcagtggaaaagcaccatAAGTAAGCCATTCATAGGCTCTTTCTCTGCAAATTGCCATTTTTAACCAAACCAGAAACATTTTTTCCACTTTTACCGCTCTTCATATTTATCTCATAATCACCCTCAAGAATAACGAGTAGTGAATAATTAACTCTTTTTTTCAGTGCAAtaatacagttcaaaagtttatggtcagtaagatttttaatttaaagcaattaattattttattcagcaaggactcgatcaaactgatcaaaagtgacaataaagtaatttataattgtataaaagaattctactttaaataaattcttTGGAGCTtcctattcaaagaatcctgaaataaaaaaaaaatgtatcagtttcccaaaaaatattaagcagcacaattgttttcatcattaaataataataataataataagaagaaatgtttcttggaAGCAATGTTATggtaatttcacaatattactgtttttacagtatatttgaacaaataaatgcagccttggtgagaataagagactcattttaaaaatattacaacaattactattattattaacaaacttttgaattaaaaaaaaaaaagtttatgaaACCTACAGTTCCACAGCCTTCCAGATTTTGTCTCTCCATGTGTTGCGCTCCTCTCCGGAGGAGGTGTGAAACTCATACATCTCTGGAGTGTCCGAGGAGGCGGAGATCAGAAACATGGTCTTCTCGTTATGAGCCGCTTCACGCACAATGAGCTTCAGCAGTGAAATCACTGCAGGCTTACCGTCCTACAGGTGAAAAGAACATCCTGGCATTTAATGATAACGGCAACTGTATACTATACATAAAGAAAATGCAAATGATTACATTCTGCTCACCAGAGAGGCAAAGGTAAGTCTCTGATCCTTCTCCAGTAACAGCAGCAAAACATCTGACAACAGCAAGACTAGGACATCTAAAGGCATATGagagaaccactgtagtcacatgaactgttttaatgatgtctttactacttttctggacctcaaaaggtgcattGACATTGGTGCCTATgtgtgcttcagaaaccctcttttgatttcatcaaaaataccttaatttgtgttcccaagatgaacaaaggtctcaggggtttgggacaacatgaaggtgagtaattagttcattttcaggtgaaataaccctttaatagaTGTGTCACTGGTACAATGATCACCTTTGCTTTTGTTAGAAGTTAGCCTCCAGTTGAGCATGCCCTCATGAAGCAGCCTCCTCTTGCGCATGTCCTCTCTGCAAAACACTCGCCCGTGGGTCATCTTGACCTGGGACTTGGGCTCCAGCTTACTGCTCAAGTCCTTTAGCCTTGCCGCTTTCTCAAAGTCGTCCACGTGAGTATTCACTTGTGATATGGTGTCTTTCAGCAAGTCCAGACCTCGTACTAAGCTCTTGTGCTCCTCTGAGTCAACTGTCAAAAGgatgaaaaataaagcaaatcaTACAACCTCAATGAAGGAGAATTATGGACATGCTTGTACATATTGTGTGTCTGATTAGACACAGCATCCATTATAAATGTGCTCAATTTAAACTGTGTTTCTGCAAACACGGTTTAATCTGCCATGCAAAAGTGATAAAGTGAAAAGCTTAACTTTGATATTCTTGCaattaaaggcttagttcaaccaaaaatgaaaattttgtcattactcaccctcatgtcgttccacacttgtaaggccttcgttcatcttctgaaaacaaattaagatatttttgatgaaatctgatggctcagtgaggcctctattgagagcaaagccaccgaacctctcaagatccataaaggtactaaaaacatatttaaaacagttcatgtgattacagtggttcaaccttaatattataaagtgacgagaat
This region includes:
- the arhgef18a gene encoding rho guanine nucleotide exchange factor 18a, with the protein product MEETDYVRAKPVAEDSNADPINIDDGRYNALREDLEADARDFEAPTWSLAVDQEYLKNYSKEAIKRQDVIHELIQTEINHVRTLKLVLGVYVRELRENLQMDEMRLERLFPQVENLLQVHQLFLDRLKQRRVDSMEAGSTQNYCIHSIGDILIAQFSGEIRDRLQYCYGVFCSHHTDAVNFYKDMMQNKKFQALIRKICQLSIIRRLGIPEIILLITQRITKYPVLFERVIKYTEVDSEEHKSLVRGLDLLKDTISQVNTHVDDFEKAARLKDLSSKLEPKSQVKMTHGRVFCREDMRKRRLLHEGMLNWRLTSNKSKDVLVLLLSDVLLLLLEKDQRLTFASLDGKPAVISLLKLIVREAAHNEKTMFLISASSDTPEMYEFHTSSGEERNTWRDKIWKAVELCPEDEEEEPEELSEKIQDFQRRLYIHDAMIEQNLTEKLKLFTSITAYVTGVTDISPSERHLLRGNVSEPLQGEQLLAGALKDVENLQNLLVTCEYSQTPPPGEGMDLVPLPKRPDAFRGFESETCMLPGSGIESYSNEDLELSADEEITPQSWSAFLSVFFPKAELYDIANRLSQKLYSLQSVVQQQESHIELQRATIEELMSRPRGNSLLEKEKHRNLEKQREELVNFQRLRNQHRQEQVQWEQERERQRVQAEIREKELSERELECSKLEEKLAEDKQELAKGRMEYQENLERLRDTMRALEKEKEKVEQLQKKYKKYEKNENVPNTATFPLENEQIQLPPPYPILNVVTPGFEERPPLVPPRRESIINLPVKAEVPLHLISTTNQSHKASSVQQKIPTKLAVQPKGKEKHSKHKNSHQRTNSAAGIEVSQLLPIKVAGKEGGSLRAVRSNSPHQLRPDTFMPPERSSSAAPSHSGNGSRKHNNNHNSHSTHSGQHKPKDNAVAEDIYFF